AGCGGTAGACACCGGTTTCTTTGTTGTCCCAGTAGGCGCCGGTAAAGGCCCGCTCCGTCCCTCCCTGGCGGGCGATGGCGTACTGCTCCGGCGTGAGTTCCTCACGCCACTCGGCATCGGTCTTGGTCTTCACGTCGCTCATGGTGGCCTCCAGTGGGCGCGATGGGCAAACTCCCCGACTCGCGAATCCAGCCTACTTTGCTCGCCGCCGGTAAGAAAGCAGACGAGCGAGTCGAGTCCTTCAAAGGGTGTCGCTTTCGCGCTGATACAAGTTGGGACGATCCGGTGTCGGATCGTTTTTCAGAACCTTTCTGAGGGGGAGAAAAATTCCGCCTTCGGTCCGAGCGCCGAGAGAAGGCCGCGGTTGCCGAGCTCGCGCGTCAGGACTACAATAGCTATTCACTCATAAACTTCAGAAAAGGCCGATCTGCAAATCGCACCCACTCTCGAATCCCTCATCCCGATCCCGAAAGAAGACGCCATGCCCCTCTCCCCCGCATTCCTTCTCCGCACGACGACTCCTTTAGGACTTTTCGCCTTGCTCGCCTTCGGCGCCCTGTCCGGCTGTTCCTCCCAGGCGTCCGAGGCGCCGAAGAAGGCCGAACCGGTGTTCACGGAGGTGGCCGCCGAGGCGGGCTTCGCGCACCTTCACCGCAAGCCGAACCTCGACGCCAAGCTGGCGCACATCAACTCCTGGGTGTCATCGATCGGCGCGGCGGTGGCCGCCGCCGACTACGATGGCGACGGCTGGGTGGACCTGTTCGTCACCAACTCGCGCAAGGGCGAGCCCAACTTCCTCTACCGCAACAACGGCGACGGCACCTTCACCGAGCGCGGCGCCGACGCCGGCCTGGCCGCCGCCAACGACGAGCGCGGCGCGAGCATGGACGCCATCTGGGGTGACGTGGACAACGACGGCTGGCCGGATCTCTACCTGGTGCGTTGGGGCACCGACTCGCTCTACTCAAACAACGGCGACGGCACCTTCACGGAGATCACCGAGCGGGTCTTCCGGCGGCGCGACGGCAGCGCCGGCAGCCAGTGGGCAAACGGTGCTTCGGCGGTGTTCTTCGACTTCGACCGCGATGGCCGGCTGGACATCTACGTCGGCAACTACTTCAAGGAAGTCGACCTGTGGAACCTCGAAGACACCCGCATCATGCACGACGACTTCGAGAAATCCCGCAACGCCGGCCGCAACTTCCTCTATCACCAGCGGCCGGACGGCACCTTTGACGAGGTGGCGGCGGACTTGGCGGTGGACGATACCGGCTGGACCCTGGCCGCCGGCTCCGCCGACATCGACAACGACGGCTGGCCGGATCTCTACTGCGCCAACGACTTCGGGCCGGACCAGCTGTTCCGCAACAACGGTGACGGCACCTTCGGCAACATCACCGAACAGGCCATCGGCATCGACACCAAGAAGGGCATGAACATCGACTTCGGGGATTTCAACAACGACGGCTGGCTCGACGCCTTCGTCACCAACATCACCACTGCCGAGTATCTGCAGGAAGGCAACATGCTGTGGCACAACAACGGCCCCGGCGCCGACGGCGTGGTGACCCTGACGGATCTGGCCCTGGAGTCCGGCACCTACGACGGCGGCTGGGGTTGGGGCGGCAAGTTCTTCGACTTCGACAACGACGCGGATCTCGACATCGTGCAGTTGAACGGCTTCATCAGCGCCGGCGAGGGCAACTTCTGGTACGACCTGGCCTCCTGGACAGTGACCGGCGACGATGTGTCCGACGCCGCCAACTGGCCCCCCATCGGCGACCGCTCCTTCTCCGGCTATGAGCATGTCCGGATGTTCCGCAACGACGGGCTGTTCCAGTTCGTCGAGTTGGCCGAGGAGTTGGGGATTACCAGTCGCGGCGACAACCGCGGCGCGGCAGTCTTCGACTACGACAACGACGGCGACCTCGACCTGTTCCTGGCCAACCAGCATCAGCCGGCGGAGCTGTACCGCAACGACGGACCACACGATGGCCGGCACTGGTTGGTGCTGGACTTGAAGACCGATCCTGCCACCGGGGTCAACGCCGACGGCATCGGCACCCGGGTGACGGTGAGCGCCGGCGGCGCGCAGCAGATCCGCGAGCGCGACGGCGGCAACAGCTACTCCGGCCAGAGCGATCCGCGCATCCATTTCGGCCTGGGCGGGGCGGCCGCGGCGGAACTGGTGGAGATCCGCTGGCCGGACGGCGGCCTGCAGTACCTGGAGGACGTGGCGGCGGACCAGATTCTCACCGTCGAGCAGGATCCGGACGCCTACACGGACCGGATCCAGATCGAGCGGGTGAGCCCGGAGCGGCGCGAGCGGCGGCCGGAGGATCTGGCGCCGCAGGTGGTGGAGATCGCTCCGGAGAAGCTCAACCAGTTGCTGACGGAGCTGGAAGACAAGCTGCGCGGCAACCCGCCGAACGCCCACGCCCTCGCCATTCTCTACCGCCAGGAGGCGGTCACCTATGGCGCCTGGGAACGTTCGACGGATTTCTTCGAGGAGCTGGTGGAGGCCGAGCCGGAGTCCAACTGGCGGCGTTTCGAGCTGCACTCTGCCTACATCGACCA
This is a stretch of genomic DNA from Acidobacteriota bacterium. It encodes these proteins:
- a CDS encoding CRTAC1 family protein, which produces MPLSPAFLLRTTTPLGLFALLAFGALSGCSSQASEAPKKAEPVFTEVAAEAGFAHLHRKPNLDAKLAHINSWVSSIGAAVAAADYDGDGWVDLFVTNSRKGEPNFLYRNNGDGTFTERGADAGLAAANDERGASMDAIWGDVDNDGWPDLYLVRWGTDSLYSNNGDGTFTEITERVFRRRDGSAGSQWANGASAVFFDFDRDGRLDIYVGNYFKEVDLWNLEDTRIMHDDFEKSRNAGRNFLYHQRPDGTFDEVAADLAVDDTGWTLAAGSADIDNDGWPDLYCANDFGPDQLFRNNGDGTFGNITEQAIGIDTKKGMNIDFGDFNNDGWLDAFVTNITTAEYLQEGNMLWHNNGPGADGVVTLTDLALESGTYDGGWGWGGKFFDFDNDADLDIVQLNGFISAGEGNFWYDLASWTVTGDDVSDAANWPPIGDRSFSGYEHVRMFRNDGLFQFVELAEELGITSRGDNRGAAVFDYDNDGDLDLFLANQHQPAELYRNDGPHDGRHWLVLDLKTDPATGVNADGIGTRVTVSAGGAQQIRERDGGNSYSGQSDPRIHFGLGGAAAAELVEIRWPDGGLQYLEDVAADQILTVEQDPDAYTDRIQIERVSPERRERRPEDLAPQVVEIAPEKLNQLLTELEDKLRGNPPNAHALAILYRQEAVTYGAWERSTDFFEELVEAEPESNWRRFELHSAYIDQLPTCGGLAAIVCKGTLARKALDQADVLIERQPDFWPAYYVRGINHLHWPRGMRHSDDAARDLVKAIELQDQGLPPKAPEWVIRTHIALGDAYAKDGDIEKAVAAWQEGAKRFDDPRLTERLAVEGEAAIRAYVSDQRTLERAIDTDLSFVGGE